The nucleotide sequence AGAAACGTTAAAATTTCTCGTCGAAACAGGCCGTCTTTATGCTCTTCAAACTGGATTAAAGCTATCTACGAAGACATCGgaggaaacaaattttttattgaaattaatggaCTGGTTGGAGAAAACGAAGAAAGAGTTACACGATAATGAGGCTATTACTAATGATATAGCTGCTCAAGCGCACTTGGAAAATTGGGCcttgaaactttttttgtatGCCGATAAGAACGATAGGGCTGCGAATTTTTCTAACAATGTAGTACAAAGCTTTTATACTGCTCAGGCATTGTACAATGTATTGACATTGTTTGGAGAACTAAGTGTAGAAGCAGTGCAGAATCGAAAGTATGCGCAATGGAAAGCATCTTATATCCACAACTGCTTAATGAATGGAGAAACTCCAATTCCAGGACCGATGAAAGAACAGGATGAAGAAAATGATTCTGTCGAAGCATTGAATAAAAATGGTAAGGTGACTATTTATCCTCTTGTAAAGTTATTAGAGTCCAAGAAACATTTTATGGTTATTAGATAATACCAATTTGAGTGTTGATACTACTGAAAGTCCCAAGGATAATATTTCGCAAAGTATTCCATCTGTTCCTGTAAATCCACCGACTACGAGATCTCGGTCATTTGATGCAAAGGACAATATTGCGTTTAAGACTGAAAGTAAgtcttgtaatataaatatatttatttatgaaagaaaaaaacaaatatataattaaatcgaataacttttcaaaaatatgccATAATTTGATATGAGATAATTATTCCActtctgaataaaatataatcttacagATGATGCTAATCTATCGATAGAGCAAATTAATAAGgcccaaaaatttataaaatgggCGAGTAGCGCATTAGACTATGAGGACGTATCTACTTCTGTAATGAATCTTCGGAAAGCTTTGCATCTTTTAACTACTGGTCAAGAACCTGCATAGACGAAGGAAGTGCATAGATCACACATTTGGTAACAGCTTACTTGCGATTAACTGCGTTATACTTGTCGCTTTTTTCCTGTAATTGTcagtaaacaatattttactaacgtttcacaatttttatacatgtgcAACTTTTGAATACAAATAGAAGACGAAAATAGAGACAAGTTTACAATAACTAGTCAAATTGGCCTTGAATATATGTGTTGCacctataattaaaaatcgaaagttGTTACGGACTCTTTGTCCCtagattttaattgttattgttCGAAATAAGATAGAATTGTAACtttatcgtatttattaaaactatttgcCCTGAGAACTTTAATGTGTTCTCTAACAAAAACTCCAACGTCACTCTACTCTGTTCCtcgaataactttttaataactttatcaaAATGAAGACAtgagaaaaaatgttattgtttcgctaataatctaaaaaaaattgaagatttaaatattacaagccAATtagtctgaaaaaaaaaataaataaataaaaataaaaatgaaaattttaatatgttgaaACACaaatcatgtaaaaattaaccaaaattgttttaaaatagacAACTCGATATGTAATTTTTGgggagaataatatattattatacttctgcgaactttagaatttaataatttttcgtaagcaaaatgaatttatatttcatattatgggATGTATACATCtcttgtacataatatatttttttatatatacttaatgagaagaaataaataaaaaaatgtaaatatgtacacacacgAATATCGatcttttctcaaaatttcctagtttttattaaattgtgtgatataaaaatgtgattatatcgaaaagttttaatatttaaacaataatacttTCTCGGTACAACACTTGAACGATGTGTTATGCGTGTTTcactgcaattttatatacaaaagagaaaattcaaacattaatataattatgctttaaacaaaaatattatatatctggtattatctttttaaaatccaaagtaaaattaatttatgggaattattataaaattgttataaagagagaaagatattgattttatatccaAGTGCATAAACATTCCACAGATAATTACTGTAATTCAAAGTATTGCCGTGTGAAAGTACGAACGTGGAATATTGAATGATGCTAGGGAAATCTATCCACTAATTTCTcacttttagttttatttatcaaattgtcCGATCACATTCCTCATTCgtgaattttttagaaataaattaacgcTAATATACATGTGTTTCGATTATCAAGAAACATTTTCTCTGTATGTCCATACACGCATCCTCGcacgacatat is from Cataglyphis hispanica isolate Lineage 1 chromosome 15, ULB_Chis1_1.0, whole genome shotgun sequence and encodes:
- the LOC126855250 gene encoding vacuolar protein sorting-associated protein VTA1 homolog; this encodes MALIGPDLPKIPSPLKSIQQYLTIAAKHDQRDGVVSYWCRLYALQTGLKLSTKTSEETNFLLKLMDWLEKTKKELHDNEAITNDIAAQAHLENWALKLFLYADKNDRAANFSNNVVQSFYTAQALYNVLTLFGELSVEAVQNRKYAQWKASYIHNCLMNGETPIPGPMKEQDEENDSVEALNKNDNTNLSVDTTESPKDNISQSIPSVPVNPPTTRSRSFDAKDNIAFKTENDANLSIEQINKAQKFIKWASSALDYEDVSTSVMNLRKALHLLTTGQEPA